In Streptomyces longhuiensis, the following proteins share a genomic window:
- a CDS encoding TetR/AcrR family transcriptional regulator, giving the protein MPDQPAAVPTKRRRRTRQETEADLLDAALRLLERDGTLAGITLREVAKEAGVNHGQIYQYFGDRQTLLRAAIGRLLDTQTLGAQNHWEKPFSERVRAMLRYALDQPQLLRLEALLALDGDPELTLFPELEHTKAALERDRRDGHLPEDADGLVMHAMTAATYLGYCIFREALARDLGLDPDELDQRASAVYDLMLDGLVDGRRNPGPSAS; this is encoded by the coding sequence ATGCCGGACCAACCAGCTGCAGTACCGACCAAGCGCCGCCGGCGCACGCGCCAGGAGACCGAGGCCGACCTGCTCGACGCAGCCCTTCGGCTCCTCGAGCGCGACGGCACGCTGGCCGGGATCACGTTGCGCGAGGTCGCCAAGGAGGCGGGGGTCAATCACGGACAGATCTATCAGTACTTCGGAGACCGCCAGACCCTGCTGCGCGCAGCCATCGGCCGCCTGCTCGACACCCAAACCCTGGGCGCGCAGAACCACTGGGAAAAGCCCTTCTCCGAGCGCGTCCGCGCCATGCTGCGCTACGCGCTGGACCAGCCTCAGCTCCTGCGCCTCGAAGCGCTCCTGGCCCTCGACGGAGACCCCGAACTGACGCTCTTCCCGGAACTGGAGCACACCAAGGCGGCCCTGGAACGCGACCGGCGCGACGGCCATCTGCCCGAGGACGCCGACGGACTGGTCATGCACGCCATGACCGCGGCCACGTACCTCGGCTACTGCATCTTCCGCGAGGCCCTCGCCCGTGACCTCGGCCTGGACCCGGACGAACTCGACCAACGGGCATCCGCCGTCTACGACCTCATGCTCGACGGCCTCGTGGACGGTCGCCGAAACCCAGGGCCGTCCGCGAGCTGA
- a CDS encoding CaiB/BaiF CoA transferase family protein: MTDTQSPLAGIRVLDVSTVLAAPVTATFLGDFGADVVKVEEPGRGDFTRGGAGQDAPGKRSLQWVQEGRNKKSVTIDLRTERGQELLRALVPHFDVVVTNYRPPTLEKWGLGPDALAALNPRAVLVFLTGYGLTGPFRDRGAFDRIASAYSGLTYVSGDPDRPPVRSGYSVIDYMAAYMAAFATMTALYHRDLRGGEGQIIDLALYEAGFRACENALVAYSGTGQVRERLGNRNPNIAPASDFDTADGRRVSVHAGTDPLFRRLAHTMGRPELAEDERFTERNQRLSHQEELYEIVAAWVATLEADDVVTLLNDAGIPSAPLMNVADIAADRHYLERGTIAEVHDEHHGDLLMAAPLPHLSATPGSIRSLGAALGEHTGEVLAQFLGLDADAVAVLHADGVV; this comes from the coding sequence ATGACCGACACACAGTCACCCCTTGCTGGAATACGCGTACTCGACGTCTCGACCGTACTGGCCGCCCCGGTCACCGCGACCTTCCTGGGCGACTTCGGAGCCGACGTGGTCAAGGTCGAGGAGCCTGGCCGTGGCGACTTCACCCGCGGCGGCGCCGGACAGGACGCACCCGGCAAGCGGTCTCTGCAGTGGGTGCAGGAAGGACGCAACAAGAAGTCGGTCACCATCGACCTGCGCACCGAGCGCGGGCAGGAACTGCTCCGCGCCCTTGTTCCGCACTTCGACGTCGTGGTCACCAACTACCGGCCACCGACGCTGGAGAAATGGGGCCTGGGCCCGGACGCGCTGGCCGCCCTCAACCCGCGCGCTGTGCTCGTCTTCCTCACCGGCTACGGGCTGACCGGCCCGTTCCGCGACCGGGGCGCCTTCGACCGGATCGCCAGCGCCTACTCGGGACTGACCTACGTCAGCGGTGACCCGGACCGCCCGCCGGTGCGCTCGGGCTACTCCGTCATCGACTACATGGCCGCCTATATGGCCGCGTTCGCGACCATGACCGCGCTGTACCACCGCGATCTGCGCGGCGGTGAGGGCCAGATCATCGACCTCGCGCTGTACGAGGCCGGTTTCCGGGCCTGTGAAAACGCGCTGGTCGCCTACAGCGGCACGGGACAGGTGCGCGAGCGGCTCGGTAACCGCAACCCCAACATCGCTCCCGCAAGCGACTTCGACACCGCAGATGGCCGGCGGGTGTCCGTGCACGCCGGCACCGATCCGCTCTTCCGCCGCCTCGCCCACACGATGGGCCGCCCGGAGCTGGCCGAGGACGAGCGGTTCACGGAACGGAACCAACGGCTCTCCCACCAGGAGGAGTTGTACGAGATCGTCGCCGCCTGGGTCGCCACGCTGGAGGCGGATGACGTGGTGACGCTGCTCAACGACGCGGGCATCCCGTCGGCGCCGCTCATGAACGTCGCCGACATCGCCGCCGACCGCCACTACCTCGAGCGCGGCACCATCGCCGAGGTCCACGACGAGCACCACGGCGACCTGCTGATGGCGGCACCGCTGCCGCACCTGAGCGCGACGCCGGGCAGCATCCGCAGCCTCGGGGCCGCACTCGGTGAGCACACAGGCGAGGTGCTCGCGCAGTTCCTCGGCCTGGATGCCGACGCCGTGGCCGTGCTCCACGCAGACGGCGTCGTCTGA